From the genome of Malus sylvestris chromosome 6, drMalSylv7.2, whole genome shotgun sequence, one region includes:
- the LOC126625797 gene encoding uncharacterized protein LOC126625797 isoform X2: protein MSSSGDQTLAATPPAPPPAATEEEDAAAEQRVSDTDNTSEQSSQEWETMARAWLCSFPEAKAVSMDEVETWIDSNFDFIPQGIKSMPRADLCHRLIAIQNCMRLPSQEGKEEDQGDVDIPHARFKRTDQWRPVYIWLESLDKDDVVKSKDIADWLTENQDIQAELCSRHSKYHLMHYIKKCHMKILKRREKKKGIVQPDTPAALKVHKDVQMKQEAPVPSPLSVCNALINVPKDSDAYAMKRKEAIQKYEILVELEKLLAPIFLTRVDTNK, encoded by the exons ATGTCGAGCTCCGGTGACCAAACCCTAGCAGCGACACCACCAGCACCACCGCCAGCGGCAACCGAAGAAGAAGACGCGGCGGCGGAACAGAGAGTTTCCGACACCGACAACACTAGCGAGCAGTCCTCCCAGGAATGGGAGACCATGGCCCGAGCTTGGCTCTGCTCGTTTCCCGAGGCCAAAGCTGTCTCCATGGACGAGGTCGAAACCTGGATCGACTCCAACTTCGATTTCATACCCCAAGGCATCAAATCAATGCCCCGGGCCGACCTCTGCCACCGCCTCATTGCCATTCAGAATTGCATGCGACTCCCCAGTCAG gaaggaaaggaagaagACCAAGGTGATGTTGATATTCCACATGCTCGATTTAAACGCACTGATCAGTGGAGACCGGTTTATATTTGGTTAGAATCGTTGGATAAAGATGACGTGGTTAAGTCCAAAGATATAGCAGACTGGCTAACTGAGAACCAGGATATCCAAGCAGAGTTGTGCTCTAGGCATTCTAAGTATCATTTGATGCACTATATCAAGAAGTGCCATATGAAGATATTGAAGAGGCGGGAAAAGAAGAAG GGTATCGTGCAGCCCGACACACCAGCCGCTCTAAAGGTTCACAAAGACGTGCAGATGAAACAAGAAGCTCCAGTGCCAT CTCCACTATCTGTATGCAATGCGTTGATCAATGTACCTAAAGATAGTGATGCATATGCGATGAAACGAAAGGAAGCAATTCAGAAATACGAGAT ATTAGTGGAGCTGGAGAAGCTGCTTGCCCCCATCTTTTTAACGCGCGTAGATACGAACAAATGA
- the LOC126625797 gene encoding uncharacterized protein LOC126625797 isoform X1, whose protein sequence is MSSSGDQTLAATPPAPPPAATEEEDAAAEQRVSDTDNTSEQSSQEWETMARAWLCSFPEAKAVSMDEVETWIDSNFDFIPQGIKSMPRADLCHRLIAIQNCMRLPSQEGKEEDQGDVDIPHARFKRTDQWRPVYIWLESLDKDDVVKSKDIADWLTENQDIQAELCSRHSKYHLMHYIKKCHMKILKRREKKKVLDTSCFSPITLENSKRPSEDADASSIYTTAGIVQPDTPAALKVHKDVQMKQEAPVPSPLSVCNALINVPKDSDAYAMKRKEAIQKYEILVELEKLLAPIFLTRVDTNK, encoded by the exons ATGTCGAGCTCCGGTGACCAAACCCTAGCAGCGACACCACCAGCACCACCGCCAGCGGCAACCGAAGAAGAAGACGCGGCGGCGGAACAGAGAGTTTCCGACACCGACAACACTAGCGAGCAGTCCTCCCAGGAATGGGAGACCATGGCCCGAGCTTGGCTCTGCTCGTTTCCCGAGGCCAAAGCTGTCTCCATGGACGAGGTCGAAACCTGGATCGACTCCAACTTCGATTTCATACCCCAAGGCATCAAATCAATGCCCCGGGCCGACCTCTGCCACCGCCTCATTGCCATTCAGAATTGCATGCGACTCCCCAGTCAG gaaggaaaggaagaagACCAAGGTGATGTTGATATTCCACATGCTCGATTTAAACGCACTGATCAGTGGAGACCGGTTTATATTTGGTTAGAATCGTTGGATAAAGATGACGTGGTTAAGTCCAAAGATATAGCAGACTGGCTAACTGAGAACCAGGATATCCAAGCAGAGTTGTGCTCTAGGCATTCTAAGTATCATTTGATGCACTATATCAAGAAGTGCCATATGAAGATATTGAAGAGGCGGGAAAAGAAGAAGGTATTGGATACTTCTTGTTTTAGCCCAATTACCCTAGAAAATTCCAAGCGTCCGTCTGAAGATGCAGATGCTTCTTCCATATATACCACAGCA GGTATCGTGCAGCCCGACACACCAGCCGCTCTAAAGGTTCACAAAGACGTGCAGATGAAACAAGAAGCTCCAGTGCCAT CTCCACTATCTGTATGCAATGCGTTGATCAATGTACCTAAAGATAGTGATGCATATGCGATGAAACGAAAGGAAGCAATTCAGAAATACGAGAT ATTAGTGGAGCTGGAGAAGCTGCTTGCCCCCATCTTTTTAACGCGCGTAGATACGAACAAATGA
- the LOC126625793 gene encoding probable inactive purple acid phosphatase 27 — MEGYSFLSVKVVLVLVLLVQFTAADHSHKKHAGDGVQPLSKIQIHRAVYELHENASVKAYPVLLGTKGEDSQWVTIEVVSPKPAEDDWLAVFSPADFNSSTCPPTDDREVAPNICSAPIKYRFANDSNTGYTKTGKASLKFQLINQRADFSFALFSGGLSTPKLVAVSNSISFVNPNVPLYPRLAQGKDWNEMTVTWTSGYNINKAVPFVEWGLKGEAQTRSPAGTLTFPRGSLCGPPARTVGWRDPGFIHTSFLKDLWPNSLYTYKLGHKLSNGSYIWSKSYHFKSSPYPGEDSLQRVVIFGDMGKAERDGSNEYADYQPGSLNTTDTLIKDLDNIDIVFHIGDIVYANGYISQWDQFTSQVEPIASNVPYMIASGNHERDAPGTGSFYDGNDSGGECGVLAETMFYVPAENRAKFWYSTDYGMFHFCIADSEHDWREGSEQYIFIEKCLASADRQKQPWLIFAAHRVLGYSSAQWQDGAFGEPMGRESLQKLWQKYKVDIAFYGHVHNYERTCPIYQNQCVNTEKSHYSGTVNGTIHVVVGGGGSHLSAFGPVQTSWSLFRDSDFGFVKLTAFNHSSLLFEYKKSNDGKVYDSFTISRDYKDVLACVHDGCEPTTLAT, encoded by the exons ATGGAGGGCTACAGCTTCTTGTCCGTCAAAGTTGTGTTGGTGTTGGTTTTGCTGGTGCAGTTCACAGCAGCTGATCACAGTCACAAGAAGCACGCCGGCGACGGGGTGCAGCCGCTGTCCAAGATTCAAATCCACCGAGCTGTTTACGAGCTTCACGAAAATGCTTCCGTCAAAGCTTACCCTGTCCTTCTTGGCACCAAA GGGGAAGATTCTCAGTGGGTAACTATTGAAGTTGTAAGTCCGAAGCCTGCTGAAGATGATTGGTTGGCAGTCTTTTCTCCTGCAGATTTCAA TTCATCGACTTGTCCACCTACCGACGATAGAGAAGTGGCTCCAAATATATGCTCAGCTCCGATAAAG TACAGATTTGCCAATGATTCCAATACTGGCTATACGAAAACAGGCAAGGCTTCTTTGAAGTTTCAGTTGATCAATCAACGGGCGGATTTTTCATTCGCATTATTCTCAGGCGGGCTGTCTACC CCAAAACTGGTGGCAGTTTCTAATTCTATAAGTTTTGTTAATCCGAATGTACCCCTTTACCCGCGTCTTGCTCAAGGGAAGGACTGGAATGAA ATGACAGTAACCTGGACAAGCGGCTACAACATCAACAAAGCTGTACCTTTTGTCGAGTGGGGTCTCAAGGGTGAAGCTCAAACTCGATCTCCAGCAGGAACACTGACTTTCCCTCGAGGAAGCTTGTGTG GTCCACCAGCGCGAACAGTTGGTTGGCGGGATCCTGGTTTCATCCATACAAGTTTTCTAAAAGATTTGTGGCCAAACTCATTGTACACTTACAAGCTCGGTCATAAATTATCTAATGGTTCCTATATCTGGAGCAAGTCCTACCACTTCAAGTCATCACCATACCCGGGGGAGGACTCATTACAGCGCGTAGTTATATTTGGCGACATGGGAAAG GCTGAGCGTGACGGTTCAAATGAATACGCTGATTATCAGCCCGGCTCACTCAATACAACAGATACACTGATAAAGGACTTAGATAACATTGACATAGTATTTCACATCGGAGATATTGTCTATGCCAATGGATACATCTCACAGTGGGATCAGTTCACGTCACAGGTGGAGCCGATTGCATCAAATGTGCCATATATGATTGCAAG TGGCAATCACGAACGCGATGCACCAGGGACAGGATCCTTCTATGACGGCAATGATTCAGGCGGCGAATGTGGTGTCCTGGCGGAGACTATGTTTTATGTTCCTGCTGAGAACAGAGCGAAGTTCTG GTATTCGACAGATTATGGGATGTTCCATTTTTGCATAGCTGACAGTGAGCACGATTGGAGGGAAGGCTCTGAGCAGTACATATTCATTGAGAAATGCCTTGCGTCCGCGGACAGGCAGAAACAGCCTTGGCTGATATTTGCTGCTCATCGTGTTCTTGGTTATTCGTCCGCACAGTGGCAAGATGGCGCATTTGGCGAGCCTATGGGAAGGGAAAGCTTGCAAAAGCTTTGGCAAAAGTACAAGGTGGACATTGCATTTTACGGTCATGTCCATAACTACGAAAGAACATGCCCCATTTACCAG AATCAGTGTGTGAATACAGAAAAGTCTCATTACTCAGGAACTGTGAATGGAACTATACATGTTGTTGTTGGTGGAGGAGGCAGCCACTTATCGGCTTTTGGCCCAGTGCAAACGAGTTGGAGCCTTTTCAGAGATTCCGACTTTGGCTTCGTAAAACTTACGGCATTTAACCACTCGTCGCTTCTGTTTGAGTACAAGAAGAGCAATGATGGGAAGGTGTATGATTCCTTCACTATCTCAAGGGATTATAAAGATGTTTTGGCTTGTGTTCATGATGGTTGTGAACCAACTACTTTAGCTACATGA
- the LOC126627087 gene encoding uncharacterized protein LOC126627087: MASSAMKGRAWTRKEDEALCKAYRWISEDSVRGISQTSEGVWTRVSKKYLEFYEGTIPPNTRNHESCSSRWKKHLHPSLNKWHQALLAATSRHESGANYYDEVRQAEELYMEGSSKPFQFHGCWEICKGWVLFEDPPQHRVDSLEAASPSVDMNEDGSPTIQQTRVENPTPSEISLPRAMGRNKARRLREKGKANADYTAQHEVAASFRLLAEQNAREAEERKCRHEERAKQIQEEMDDKNMERNTSNYTPMSKAYFDRKKKEIMARRQLFTSDYTPTMADDEDDIDYGY, encoded by the exons atggcctcatctgcaatgaaaggtagggcttggacccgaaaagaagatgaagctctttgcaaggcttatagatggatctcagaagatagtgtgaggggaatttctcaaacaagtgaaggtgtttggactcgtgtgtccaaaaaatacttagagttctacgaaggcaccattccaccgaatacccgaaaccacgaaagttgttcttcaagatggaagaaacatcttcatccaagtttgaataaatggcatcaagcactattagcagcaacaagtagacatgaaagcggcgccaattactatgacgaa gtacgccaagcggaggaattgtatatggagggcagctcaaaaccctttcagtttcacggttgttgggaaatttgtaaagggtgggtgttatttgaagatccacctcaacatagagtGGATTCTTTGGAAGCTGCATCCCCATCTGtagatatgaatgaagatggatctcctaccattcaacaaacaagggtagaaaatccgacTCCGTCCGAAATTTCTTTACCTAGAGCtatgggacgaaacaaggcccgaaggttgagggaaaagggcaaggcaaatgCTGATTACAccgctcaacatgaagtggcggCCTCATTTCGATTACtggcggagcaaaatgcccGTGAGGCGGAAGAAAGGAAGTGTAGACATGAAGAGcgagccaaacaaatacaagaagagatggatgataagaatatggaaaggaacacttcgaattacactccaatgagtaaggcctattttgataggaaaaaaaaagaaattatggctCGGCGGCAATTGTTTACctctgactatactcctacaatggcggatgatgaagatgatattgattatggatattaa